From the genome of Papaver somniferum cultivar HN1 chromosome 2, ASM357369v1, whole genome shotgun sequence, one region includes:
- the LOC113348695 gene encoding katanin p80 WD40 repeat-containing subunit B1 homolog: protein MEKRAHKLQEFVAHSSNVNCLSIGKKTGKVFITGGDDYKVNLWALGKSTSLLSLSGHTSSIETVVFDSAEVLVLSGASTGAIKLWDLEEGKIVRNLTGHRLNCTAVEFHPFGEFFASGSSDANLKIWDIRKKGCLHTYKGHTQGVSTIKFSPDGRWVVSGGADNVVKIWDLTAGKLLQEFKYHVGKIRSIEFHPMEFLLATGSADRTVKFWDLETFELIGSAGPEASGLRSMTFHPDGRTLFCGLDDKLKIFSWEPIKHHDVVDMGWSTLDDLSIHDGKLLACSHYRNSVDVWVADISLIEPHRVGGTPQSFGNKEQKFNIQEGIVQSSTERHTSPRAYEATEYRNIYVDTTDSRKVAPKRIDLDNDPKVVRMLDPAEKYNLSSPRKNIEPESRERNSSHAKSRSFTPPLVVPRNNVETTVRPRREAISSERGSPGIRREPTLTRSPSSRKSDSKLSIAAEPGFVSSKKSGSDISEEPKFHFRFLSINEPTKTSEEESSISSKVAEKAERAPSPDVPLSSSCENRVQAQNSNGETSSTKIVRGVAVQLGRTRSLVQRWESRDKCNNSEDLTKNALSEDLTPTLEHKGPVPHREASGVTGKETEALHLLEKEREALSLIEKEREASALLRKERETLALLQKEREALALLKKEREELAFLKKGREALARLEKEKDALALLEKERDASALLEKGREALALIEKEKEASRLIEIERESLSHVESEREASRRMKEQEASRLIEKKREASKERETSRSIEKEREASRRNNEDVIDGIMQNHDVFLSDLRSRLTKLQVVRHFWLRNDVKGGIDAVGKLPDHCIQADVAAVLVDKMEIVTLDLFTCLLPLFTSLLNSNIDRHTNVSLEMLLKLVAIFGPVIRSTMSSSPSVRVDLQAERRRGLCKQCSIHLQKIQQLLPSVTRRGGSVAKGARELNLVLQ from the exons ATGGAGAAACGAGCGCATAAATTAC AGGAATTTGTAGCGCATTCGTCAAATGTCAACTGTTTAAGTATCGGAAAGAAAACTGGTAAAGTTTTTATAACAGGTGGAGATGATTACAAGGTGAATCTATGGGCGCTTGGGAAATCAACTTCTTTGCTG AGCCTATCTGGTCACACGAGTTCAATTGAAACTGTAGTTTTTGATTCCGCGGAGGTTTTAGTTCTCTCTGGAGCTTCTACTGGTGCAATAAAGTTGTGGGACTTGGAAGAGGGAAAGA TTGTACGCAATTTAACGGGACACAGGTTGAACTGCACTGCTGTTGAATTCCATCCTTTTGGAGAGTTCTTTGCTTCCGGCTCTTCTGACGCCAATCTTAAGATTTGGGATATCAGAAAGAAGGGATGCCTTCATACTTATAAGGGTCATACCCAAGGAGTTAGTACAATTAAGTTTTCTCCTGATGGTCGTTgggttgtttctggtggagctgaTAATGTGGTTAAG ATATGGGATCTAACAGCTGGAAAGCTTCTGCAAGAGTTTAAATACCACGTGGGGAAAATTCGGAGCATAGAGTTTCATCCTATGGAGTTCCTTCTAGCCACAG GCTCTGCAGACCGAACTGTAAAGTTCTGGGATCTAGAAACCTTTGAACTGATTGGATCTGCAGGACCAGAG GCTTCTGGGCTTCGCTCTATGACATTCCACCCTGATGGGCGTACTCTATTTTGTGGGCTGGACGATAAATTGAAG ATTTTCTCATGGGAGCCTATAAAGCATCACGATGTTGTTGATATGGGGTGGTCTACATTGGATGACCTTAGTATTCACGATGGAAAGCTTTTGGCCTGCTCTCACTACCGAAACTCTGTTGACGTGTGGGTTGCAGATATTTCT TTAATTGAGCCACACAGAGTTGGTGGTACACCCCAGTCATTTGGTAACAAGGAGCAGAAATTTAATATTCAGGAGGGCATTGTACAGTCTAGTACCGAGAGGCATACCAGTCCCCGTGCATACGAGGCTACGGAGTACAGAAACATATATGTTGATA CCACTGACAGCAGAAAGGTTGCTCCTAAAAGAATTGACCTGGATAATGATCCAAAGGTGGTACGCATGTTGGACCCTGCTGAAAAATACAATTTATCATCTCCGAGAAAAAATATTGAACCCGAGTCTCGTGAGAGAAATAGTAGCCATGCAAAAAGTAGATCTTTCACACCTCCCCTCGTTGTACCTAGAAACAATGTGGAGACTACAGTCCGGCCTAGGAGAGAAGCTATCAGCAGTGAAAGAGGCAGTCCTGGTATCCGGCGTGAGCCAACTCTCACACGTAGTCCATCTAGCCGAAAATCAGACAGTAAGTTGTCAATCGCAGCTGAACCTGGATTTGTTAGCAGCAAGAAAAGTGGTTCAGACATTTCAGAAGAACCAAAGTTCCATTTTAGGTTTCTATCAATAAATGAACCTACAAAAACCAGTGAGGAGGAGAGCAGTATCAGCAGCAAGGTTGCAGAGAAGGCTGAAAGAGCGCCATCACCGGATGTGCCTTTGAGCTCCAGCTGCGAGAATC GCGTCCAGGCACAAAATTCTAACGGGGAGACTAGCTCTACTAAAATTGTTAGAGGAG TGGCAGTTCAGCTAGGAAGGACACGGTCTCTAGTTCAGAGATGGGAGAGCAGAGATAAATGTAATAACAGTGAAGATCTGACAAAGAATGCATTATCCGAAGATCTAACTCCCACTTTG GAGCATAAAGGACCAGTTCCTCATAGGGAGGCATCAGGTGTTACAGGAAAAGAGACGGAGGCATTACATCTTTTAGAAAAGGAGAGGGAGGCACTGTCTCTTATAGAAAAGGAAAGAGAGGCATCGGCTCTTCTCAGAAAAGAAAGGGAGACATTGGCTCTTCTGCAGAAAGAAAGGGAGGCGTTGGCTCTTctgaagaaagaaagagaggagTTAGCTTTTCTCAAAAAAGGAAGGGAAGCTTTAGCTAGACTCGAGAAGGAAAAGGATGCACTGGCTCTTCTCGAAAAAGAAAGGGATGCATCGGCTCTTCTTGAAAAGGGAAGGGAGGCATTGGCtcttattgaaaaagaaaaagaagcatCCCGACTTATTGAAATAGAGAGGGAATCATTAAGCCACGTAGAATCAGAAAGGGAAGCATCGCGTCGTATGAAAGAGCAGGAAGCATCACGTCTTATTGAAAAAAAACGGGAAGCATCAAAAGAAAGGGAAACATCACGTTCTATTGAAAAAGAAAGGGAGGCATCACGTAGAAACAATGAGGATGTTATTGATGGGATAATGCAAAATCACGATGTATTCTTAAGTGATCTCCGGTCCCGCCTAACTAAACTACAG GTGGTGCGGCATTTTTGGCTGCGGAATGACGTCAAAGGTGGCATTGATGCTGTTGGGAAGTTGCCTGATCACTGT ATTCAAGCTGATGTGGCTGCTGTTCTAGTTGACAAAATGGAAATTGTAACCCTGGATCTGTTCACTTGCTTGCTTCCTTTATTTACAAGCTTACTAAATAGCAACATAGACAG GCACACAAATGTATCACTGGAAATGCTACTGAAGCTTGTGGCGATATTTGGACCAGTGATTCGGTCAACCATGTCATCTTCTCCATCTGTACGGGTCGATCTTCAGGCGGAGCGGAG GCGTGGACTGTGCAAGCAATGCTCTATACACCTGCAAAAAATACAACAGCTTCTTCCTTCAGTGACTAG GAGAGGTGGTTCAGTTGCAAAAGGTGCCCGAGAATTGAATTTAGTTCTTCAATAA